The Halichondria panicea chromosome 10, odHalPani1.1, whole genome shotgun sequence region CATACAATAAATTAGTGGTCACGCTGCGTGTGGGATCCTGGCACTAACTTGGCACCATTCTCACAGGCCATCTGATCAATTATAGAATGAGCATGACTGACTTCGTTTTACAGGTCTGgcttcctataattataagcatgcagttataattattgttgttgatATGGAGTACAGCTCAAGTGTTACCTTCCCTCCCCATGCACAGGTTTGGTGGGCAAAGACTCCACTGGGTAAGAAGAGAGCCAAGGCAGCGAAAGGAGACGATGATGATGGAGGCGGCAAGAAAGGAAAGAAAGGAAAGGGGAAAAAAGGAAAAAAGAAGaaataaaaacaataattattatacttcaGCCATAAACACATAACATTGTTTTATCCCAAGCATTCTTTACGATTACAACCGATTGTGGAAATTGAAAAAGCATTTTTAACATTCTTACATACAACCATTAACATAGCAACTGTTAAGTAATTGAGTGCAATGAcagctatgtgtgtgtgtgtgcctaaaAGTCTTGGAATTCCTGTTGTCTTCGTTTGCATGAACATGTGCATTGTAGGTCACACCTATACCAGCAGTCATACACAGTTACCACTAGAGCAATCAGCCAATAGAGTGCCATGAAGAATGAGATGAGTCCAGTGCTCACAAGCATACTGATCATGATGAGGTCATCACAGGAACGTCTGTCCATGTTCCATATCGGATACACTAGAGCAGAGTAAACTATACTCCACACACTCcatccactcacacacacagtgcttaTCAGAAACCACGCCAGAGCTAACACACCACAGCTCAGCTTCTTGATAGCACAGAGGAGCAGAGAGGCACTTACATCACAGGCTATGAGAGCAACTCCAGTGATAATCAGCTGCAGTTGTACTGGGTATTGCAGTCCAGGCTGAAACTGTAGAGCCAATGTGCAGTTGACAAAGGGGATGATTGAGTCCGCCGGGTTGTACCCAAACACTCCTGCACAatgttatataataatagcacTGACTCATACTAAACTCTGCATATATTATCTTACCAATAATGACTGCAGTGATCCCGAGCAGTAAGGGCAGTAGGTGGATGAGGATGATGAACACACGGATTACTGTCAGTGTGGGAATGTGTAGGTGTGTGCAATGAGTTAAGTCTACTGTGTATTGTTTGAGCATATTCATGGTGTGCTGGCGATGCTAAGGGATGGATTTGAGTAAACTAATACTATTATGTATGGAAGTTAAGTTAATGGAGCGCTGCACACATAAGAAAGTAACTGTACCTTTGTAGTCCTCAAATATTGCCTCAGAATAGAGAATAAACTTCTTGTTGATAGTTTTCCTTCCTCCAGCCATTTCAGACCAACAGACACTCTGCACAAGCAAGCAAGAAAGAGTGAGAGTGAGGCCAgctacacacactgtacagcaGTACTATACTGGGTCATCTACACATTTACACTGTGACATGCTAATCCTTGTGTGACTGACAGTTTCAAGTTAtgcaaaacaataattatgctaatatACAGTAATAGTGGACTCACACAAAAGTCTCACACAACTGGTCAAGAGAAGTCCATGCAAGAAATCTGCTACTAATAATAATCTGTCACCTACACAACTTCTGCAGTTCACATGCAACTAACCAACTGActgcattattattaatagATGATGACAGGATATCATAGCATTCctgttaccaaacttggcatGTATTGAAAACAGGGAAGCAATATCATCTATATTGCTGGCAGCTGGGGTCAGCCAGATAAAGGGAATTACGTAGCTAGGCTTGCCAACAGTGCACACACTCAGGGTAAATAGATGAAGTCATGATCACTCGCCTATGCTAAACCCCAAATACATGCAGACATGGTAAAGCTTTCATTTATCACTTAtttagttaatgatctttaccgtcTAAAGAAATTTCTCAATTATCTTGTTTAatattaatgatctttaccattaTTTTAGCCATTTtctcaacaataataataaattttttATTGCATTCCATACAAATCATTTCATCCAATAGAAGGTGTGCTACAaaatacaaaacaaaaaataaaTACAGGACAGTGCTTTCACTAGGTGGTTTTAGATAATCACTACTGACAGCGCTGGAATGGAAACAGTATACATATAAAAATATAATCGAAAAACTAGATTACAGCATCCAAATGTTTACAAAAATTCCGTCTTTTTTCGAAGAGCTCTTGAATATCTTTTCGCTGAGTTCACCGAGATCAGTGTACTTCCTTCCATATCCCACGGACACTAGGAAGTCTTTGGGCACGTCGCAATCACTCCTACCAATGTAAGCGGGGAAGATGGAAGTTTGTCCGCTGCTGTTGATGGTCCCCTCAATACAGGCGAGGGAGTAAACCTTGCTCTTGGGCTTGTGAGCTCTCAACACAGCAGTCTGGGCCTGGCTTAGATTAGTATCCCTCTCCAGCAGTTTGGGAGCATCGAATATGAACACTTCTCCATTGTATGTCCCCATGGCTAGCTTACGACTCGACAGTACCACTGacgccactgtgtgtgtgtgtgtgtgtgtgtgtgtgtgtgtgtgtgtgtgtgtgtgcgtgtgtgtgtgtgtgtgtgt contains the following coding sequences:
- the LOC135342523 gene encoding uncharacterized protein LOC135342523, whose protein sequence is MAGGRKTINKKFILYSEAIFEDYKVIRVFIILIHLLPLLLGITAVIIGVFGYNPADSIIPFVNCTLALQFQPGLQYPVQLQLIITGVALIACDVSASLLLCAIKKLSCGVLALAWFLISTVCVSGWSVWSIVYSALVYPIWNMDRRSCDDLIMISMLVSTGLISFFMALYWLIALVVTVYDCWYRCDLQCTCSCKRRQQEFQDF